The following proteins come from a genomic window of Triticum aestivum cultivar Chinese Spring chromosome 6A, IWGSC CS RefSeq v2.1, whole genome shotgun sequence:
- the LOC123128732 gene encoding UDP-glucuronate 4-epimerase 1, with product MRALEDDLFPSTPGKVKIERAGGTMNRQLHRCFASTSTMFLWALFLVAMTASYLSFQSFVDTSSKYFAASWGGLHWERQIRASAAPRRPPGSAAGAGMSVLVTGASGFVGAHCSLALRKRGDGVVGIDNFNAYYDPSLKKARKALLTSHGVFVVEGDINDGRLLAKLFDVVPFTHVLHLAAQAGVRYAMENPASYVHSNVAGLVTLLEACKNADPQPAIVWASSSSVYGLNDKVPFSESHRTDQPASLYAATKKAGEEITHSYNHIYGLSITGLRFFTVYGPWGRPDMAYFSFTRNILQGKPITVYRGKNHVDLARDFTYIDDIVKGCLGSLDTAGRSTGTGGKKRGPAPYRIFNLGNTSPVTVPTLVAILEKHLRVKARKHVVEMPGNGDVPFTHANISLARQQLGYKPATNLDAGLKKFVKWYLSYYGYTRGSKNL from the coding sequence ATGCGGGCGCTGGAGGACGACCTCTTCCCGTCGACCCCCGGCAAGGTGAAGATCGAGCGGGCGGGCGGCACGATGAACCGCCAGCTGCACCGCTGCTTCGCTTCGACTAGTACCATGTTCCTCTGGGCGCTCTTCCTCGTCGCCATGACCGCCTCCTACCTCAGCTTCCAGTCCTTCGTCGAcacctcctccaagtacttcgccGCCTCCTGGGGCGGCCTGCACTGGGAGCGCCAGATCCGCGCCTCCGCCGCGCCGCGCAGGCCGCCGGGCTCGGCCGCCGGGGCCGGGATGTCGGTGCTCGTCACGGGGGCGTCCGGGTTCGTCGGCGCGCACTGCTCGCTCGCGCTCCGCAAGCGCGGGGACGGCGTCGTCGGCATCGACAACTTCAACGCCTACTACGACCCCTCGCTCAAGAAGGCCCGCAAGGCGCTGCTGACCTCCCACGGCGTGTTCGTCGTCGAGGGCGACATCAACGACGGCCGCCTCCTCGCCAAGCTCTTCGACGTCGTGCCCTTCACGCACGTGCTCCACCTGGCGGCCCAGGCCGGCGTGCGCTACGCCATGGAGAACCCGGCCTCGTACGTGCACTCCAACGTGGCGGGGCTCGTCACCCTCCTGGAGGCCTGCAAGAACGCCGACCCGCAGCCGGCCATCGtctgggcctcctcctcctcggtctaCGGCCTCAACGACAAGGTGCCCTTCTCCGAGTCGCACCGCACGGACCAGCCGGCGTCGCTCTACGCGGCCACCAAGAAGGCCGGCGAGGAGATCACGCACTCGTACAACCACATCTACGGGCTGTCCATCACCGGCCTGCGCTTCTTCACGGTGTACGGGCCCTGGGGGCGGCCGGACATGGCCTACTTCTCCTTCACCCGCAACATCCTGCAGGGGAAGCCCATCACGGTGTACCGGGGCAAGAACCACGTGGACCTCGCCCGCGACTTCACCTACATCGACGACATCGTCAAGGGCTGCCTGGGGTCGCTGGACACGGCCGGCAGGAGCACGGGCACCGGCGGCAAGAAGCGCGGGCCGGCGCCGTACCGGATCTTCAACCTGGGCAACACCTCCCCCGTGACGGTGCCCACCCTGGTGGCCATCCTGGAGAAGCACCTCCGGGTGAAGGCGAGGAAGCACGTGGTGGAGATGCCCGGCAACGGCGACGTGCCCTTCACCCACGCCAACATCTCGCTCGCCCGGCAGCAGCTCGGGTACAAGCCCGCCACCAACCTCGACGCCGGCCTCAAGAAGTTCGTCAAGTGGTACCTCTCCTACTACGGCTACACCCGGGGATCCAAGAACTTGTGA